GGTGTACCAGGAAGTCATGCTTCTGCATTGGAAGATGCAATGAGAAAGCACTTACCCGATTTATTTGAGGAACAACCACATTTACTTAATGAACTGGTAATTCATTTGTTTTtctcaaaattattaatttccatAGATGATTGAATTTAGACATTAGTTTTTGGATGACATAAATCTGTTTCTTATCTTATCTTATTATCCTTTGGCAGGTTACTCAACTGTCTCCGTCTGTTCTGAAATCTGAGGGTGTACCTGTGTATCAAGCAGTTCAACATTCTGGAGAATTTGTTCTCACCTTTCCAAGGGCATACCACTCTGGATTTAATTGTGGTTTTAACTGTGCTGAGGCAGTGAATGTGGCCCCTGTTGATTGGTTGGTGCATGGACAGAATGCAGTTGAACTCTATAGCAAGCAGTGTCGCAAGACATCAATTTCCCATGATAAATTGTTACTAGGGGCTGCACAGGCTGCTGTTCAGGCCCTTTATGAGCTTTCCACGAATGGAAATAAAACTCCTAGGAATTTAAGCTGGCAAAGTATGTGTGGGAAGGATGGGATTCTGACTGAGGCAATTAAGGTAATGTTTTGTTCATTCCTACAtactatttttgtttttgaaaattatagCTGGTGTTTAGTCACATAAACTAATTGATGTCTTCCTAAGTGGAGAATTCTCTCTTGAGcttcatagtttttttttttccaacagACTAGAGTAaagattgaagaagaaagactgGATCGTCTGCCAATTTGTTTGAAGCTGCAAAAGATGGAATCAGATTATGATTTGAAAGAAGAAAGAGAATGTTTCTCTTGCTTCTATGACTTGCATCTGTCTGCTGTCAGCTGCAAGTGCTCCCCTGACCGATTTTCATGTCTTCAACATGTGAACCATCTATGTTCATGCGAAATAGAGAATAAATGTGTCCTTTTTCGTTACCCCATTAATGAACTAAATATGCTTATTGAAGCATTAGAAGGAAACAAAGAATCTTTAGAAGTATGGTCATCAGCTCATCTATTAACTTCTGTTGATATAGAAGGTAACAGTGTAGGCAAGCCAAATATGGAAAATGGTAACTGGAAAAGTGACTCACTTGATCAAATGGAAACTTCATCGTGTTGCCCAGGAACAGGGACAGAAGAGAAGTTGAACATAAATGCTTCTTGCAGCTCAAATGGTTCTTCAAAAGAGGTCCAATCAGGAACCAAACAGGGAAATTGTAGTTTGAACACATCTAATGTCACTATTCATAGTCATAATAGCAGTGGTGAAGCTGCAATCACAAAAGAAGATAAGGTGGATCAACAGTGTTGTATTGATTTAAATGTTGATTATACCTCCGATGAACATGAAAGCGGGGTATTGTGTATGTCtgataaaagtgataacaatactGTGATGGATATGGAGGAGAGTTGCACAATGCTGTGCAATGAAGGAAAAGGTTCTGCTTCTGATGTAGGAAGAGAACAAAATGTGAAGGAGTTTGATAGTTATCATCATTTGTCTACTACTGATGGCACTCTGAACAAAGATTACCCAATGCGTTCAAGAAACATGGACAGAAGAAATCGAGCAGTTGATTGTAATAAGTTGTTTGGTGTTGATCTTTTATCTTCAAAATCACATTCAGAAGTTCCATCGTTCAACTTGACTGAAACAGAAATTTTGAACACTTTGGATGTAAAACCTTCTACTTCTGACCTAGAAGCTTCATTATCAAAATTGGATCCTCGTATCGAGCTTATAAATATTGGGTATATTGTCTTTGGAAAGCTATGGTGCAGCAAGCAAGCCATATTTCCTAAAGGTACGTTATAGGAGTAGGACTATAGCCTTGAAAATGGCTCTAATTTCTTTAGAATTACTTGTTATTGTTCTTGTATTGTTTTTACTGAATGGGTTTTCCTAAATTTCTTGTTGCAGGATTTAAAAGCCGTGTTGAATTTTATAATGTGTTGAGTCCAACTAAAACCTGTACCTATATATCAGAAGTTCTTGATTCTGGGCTGCTTGGGCAACCTCTGTTTAaggtctctttctctcttctctttcaGTTAAACACATTCAATTTAATAGGGCATCCAGATATAATAGTGCAAATTCAATTAGTTTTTGGGTCACTTTTTCCTTTTCATGATTAAATATATCAATTGCTTAACTTAGGGGAAATTTTTTCGTGATATCGTTGGTAGCTTACTTTGAAATAACATTAAAACAAAGAGaaacaataaaaaagaaaagcatTCAAGGATGCTGATAAACCCTCAGTCACGTATACCTAATCCCAGAGGTATGCTAAGCCTTGTGAGGAGGCTACTGCAATGGAATGACACCTCAACATAATTTAGCCAGAGAATGAGAGCTAATGATTAGTTGACTGGGCGCACTTGTttagtttattacacatttGTTAGGAATAAAACTAGAGGAATGTGTGAGGGTGCCGAGAAATGATTTTCTAGAAGACGCTTTGGCTAGGAGAGGTCATACCCTTAAATTTGCCTGGGTTAATCAACACAAACTAGCCTTAAATTTCCATGTCTCCTCTGTTTCTTGTTCTCTGGTTATCTGTGCTTTTGCACATTCCTGTCTGACTGTACCTGGGCGCATATTTTGTTGGGGTTATAGATCTCATTAttctttattaatatttattttaactttACTTATTTGCAGTAAAAAAACTGGATATGAGATAAGGAAAGTAATTGTGTTTATTACATTAGCTAACCAATCTCAAGGGTTA
This region of Cannabis sativa cultivar Pink pepper isolate KNU-18-1 chromosome 7, ASM2916894v1, whole genome shotgun sequence genomic DNA includes:
- the LOC115697442 gene encoding lysine-specific demethylase JMJ18, coding for MKPPKMAEESEPKEDNLSKNTQTSHIDHECSESPQNQKISARWCPDEACRPALVEAPIFHPTVEEFQDTLGYIAKIRPKAESYGICRIVPPPSWTPPCPLKDVKIWEHLKFSTRIQYVDLLQNREPMRKKSKSRKRKRRRGSRVRSARRRTESGSEANTASETDEKFGFQSGSDFTLGEYQRYADRFKKCYFGMKDTKEETSTSAFEDKKRWEPSVEDIEGEYWRIVEQPTDEVEVYYGADLETGVFGSGFPKSSTVETKSDMDKYVTSGWNLNNLARLPGSVLGFEESEISGVLVPWLYVGMCFSSFCWHVEDHHLYSLNYHHWGEPKVWYGVPGSHASALEDAMRKHLPDLFEEQPHLLNELVTQLSPSVLKSEGVPVYQAVQHSGEFVLTFPRAYHSGFNCGFNCAEAVNVAPVDWLVHGQNAVELYSKQCRKTSISHDKLLLGAAQAAVQALYELSTNGNKTPRNLSWQSMCGKDGILTEAIKTRVKIEEERLDRLPICLKLQKMESDYDLKEERECFSCFYDLHLSAVSCKCSPDRFSCLQHVNHLCSCEIENKCVLFRYPINELNMLIEALEGNKESLEVWSSAHLLTSVDIEGNSVGKPNMENGNWKSDSLDQMETSSCCPGTGTEEKLNINASCSSNGSSKEVQSGTKQGNCSLNTSNVTIHSHNSSGEAAITKEDKVDQQCCIDLNVDYTSDEHESGVLCMSDKSDNNTVMDMEESCTMLCNEGKGSASDVGREQNVKEFDSYHHLSTTDGTLNKDYPMRSRNMDRRNRAVDCNKLFGVDLLSSKSHSEVPSFNLTETEILNTLDVKPSTSDLEASLSKLDPRIELINIGYIVFGKLWCSKQAIFPKGFKSRVEFYNVLSPTKTCTYISEVLDSGLLGQPLFKVSLEENPAETFSNTSAEKCWETVLQRLNEEIKRGSKIGRGLPLQPFQSINGLEMFGFLSPSIMQAIEALDPHHKCSEYWDNRQKTPANFEKHLIESTCSSGETRTKLFGINLIKKEQDDSNPFTEKGYSLIDEEVKVVVRRLLKKASPEELTTLHRLFCSESQTAEWRVAFKTLIEETQKNVNKD